In one Gemmatimonas aurantiaca genomic region, the following are encoded:
- a CDS encoding TonB-dependent receptor, with translation MFPASFRRRLTHSWVARALVAGALGALTATTAFAQNTITLEGAVRGDGAPIAGAQITITNVATNEVARALTRPSGDFRVLGLYSGQYTVNVRAIGFRQRTDTVQLVIGQRARLEFDLEKGAAELEALAVVAERVKQVEVQRMSVSAPVMKEEIENLPFNSRGIMNLAGIAPGIKTYAPQSGRTLPSGGAAPDLRFFNVYMDGVEMKSLYNGNIVGLGQTGSPLPQEGLEQFRVYLNPYDAEFTRAGSYVISAESRRGTNEFKGSGFGFYQGKSMLAQNAFQTSVPNYGRTQLGFNLSGPIQKDKLFFAASYELTSTDFYLDVNPISGPWGQYKGSFLAPNRNHTAFTRLTWVQSPRFTYDFMGSARYLRGEGNFGGRTSQDGGISQTYDIYTAQLRQRYLSQGGNFVNEASLQYVSWSHNEAPLKPGPQFNYPGIIFGTSGFPLILTEKHFRAVNRSTLNIDNASGSHVIKFGVELSTIAATQNQPNNTNGTFTFASDTSTLPISASIAVGFNDPNGKSDAIADATGYTTGIYINDEWRIKPHFTLSLGLRHDAEINTMNNDYETPWSKDPVLTAIPALKNYINAGNRKNQLGNISPRVSFSWDPFKNNRTFVRGGFGIIYDRVTSFMGFQERRNSTWRTYTFANPGTKDPAVLRQRVIGGVTATASPILMNLDMKTPNAKQMSIGFGHQLTNEFGFNIDYVRQHMDNLYVQRNPNYLDKTVTPNVRKLTPAYGDILIWDDIGQSDYSSLLLQATYQRNKMRFNLAYTLGWYQGDFDTAGLPTYTYDFLFNRQRTTGDERHRVTLSDIIPLPFGFNFSSVATIASPRPFLTTDGRDINLDNVLSDDYPGGTVNSTGIRTTMPANSWNNWYRTVDVRLTRPLFTWNKAKVSLSAEAFNVFNFNNNLSYGGTQFNANGSQVATFGKPTAAYGARMGQVGMRFDF, from the coding sequence ATGTTTCCTGCGTCGTTCAGGCGCCGGCTGACCCATTCGTGGGTCGCCAGAGCGCTTGTCGCCGGTGCCCTTGGTGCGCTGACCGCCACCACCGCGTTCGCTCAGAATACCATAACCCTCGAAGGAGCGGTGAGAGGAGACGGCGCCCCGATTGCCGGTGCCCAGATCACGATCACCAATGTCGCCACCAATGAAGTCGCCCGGGCGCTCACCCGTCCCTCCGGCGACTTTCGCGTTCTGGGTCTGTATTCCGGTCAGTACACGGTCAACGTGCGAGCGATCGGTTTCCGTCAGCGTACGGATACCGTTCAGCTCGTGATCGGTCAGCGCGCGCGCCTCGAATTCGATCTCGAGAAGGGGGCGGCGGAGCTCGAAGCGTTGGCCGTCGTGGCCGAACGCGTGAAGCAGGTGGAAGTGCAGCGCATGTCGGTGTCGGCGCCCGTCATGAAGGAAGAGATCGAGAATCTTCCGTTCAACTCGCGCGGCATCATGAACCTTGCCGGCATCGCGCCGGGCATCAAGACGTACGCACCGCAGTCGGGTCGTACACTCCCGTCGGGTGGTGCCGCACCGGATCTCCGTTTCTTCAACGTCTACATGGACGGTGTCGAAATGAAGAGTCTCTACAACGGCAACATCGTGGGCCTCGGCCAGACGGGTTCGCCGCTGCCGCAGGAAGGTCTCGAACAGTTCCGCGTGTATCTCAATCCGTACGATGCGGAATTCACCCGCGCCGGTTCGTACGTGATCAGCGCGGAAAGCCGCCGTGGCACGAACGAGTTCAAGGGGTCGGGCTTCGGCTTCTATCAGGGCAAGTCGATGCTGGCGCAGAACGCGTTCCAGACCTCGGTGCCCAACTACGGTCGCACGCAGCTCGGCTTCAACCTCTCGGGGCCGATCCAGAAGGACAAGCTGTTCTTCGCGGCGAGCTATGAACTGACCAGCACCGATTTCTATCTCGACGTGAACCCGATCAGCGGTCCGTGGGGGCAGTACAAGGGATCGTTCCTGGCGCCCAACCGCAATCACACCGCGTTCACGCGTCTCACCTGGGTGCAGAGCCCACGTTTCACGTACGATTTCATGGGATCGGCGCGTTACCTCCGCGGTGAAGGCAACTTCGGCGGTCGCACGTCGCAGGACGGCGGCATCTCGCAGACCTACGACATCTACACCGCGCAGCTCCGCCAGCGCTATCTGTCGCAGGGTGGCAACTTCGTGAACGAAGCCAGCCTGCAGTACGTGAGCTGGAGCCACAACGAAGCGCCGCTCAAGCCGGGCCCGCAGTTCAACTACCCCGGCATCATCTTCGGCACGTCGGGCTTCCCGCTCATTCTGACGGAGAAGCACTTCCGCGCCGTGAACCGCTCCACGTTGAACATCGACAACGCCAGCGGTTCGCATGTGATCAAGTTCGGCGTGGAACTGAGCACCATCGCCGCCACGCAGAACCAGCCGAACAACACCAACGGCACGTTCACGTTCGCCTCGGACACGTCGACGCTGCCGATCTCGGCCTCGATCGCCGTGGGCTTCAACGATCCCAACGGCAAGTCCGACGCGATCGCCGACGCCACGGGGTACACCACCGGCATCTACATCAACGACGAGTGGCGCATCAAGCCGCACTTCACGTTGTCGCTGGGGCTGCGTCACGATGCCGAGATCAACACGATGAACAACGACTACGAGACCCCGTGGTCGAAGGATCCGGTACTGACGGCCATTCCGGCGCTCAAGAACTACATCAACGCCGGCAACCGCAAGAACCAGCTCGGCAACATCTCGCCGCGCGTCTCGTTCTCGTGGGATCCGTTCAAGAACAACCGCACCTTCGTGCGCGGCGGTTTTGGCATCATCTACGATCGTGTCACGAGCTTCATGGGCTTCCAGGAACGCCGCAATTCCACGTGGCGTACCTACACCTTCGCGAACCCGGGCACGAAGGATCCCGCGGTGCTGCGTCAGCGCGTGATCGGCGGTGTCACGGCAACGGCGTCGCCGATTCTCATGAATCTCGACATGAAGACGCCGAACGCCAAGCAGATGTCCATCGGCTTCGGCCACCAGCTCACGAACGAGTTCGGTTTCAACATCGACTACGTGCGTCAGCACATGGACAACCTCTATGTGCAGCGCAATCCGAACTATCTCGACAAGACGGTCACGCCGAACGTGCGCAAGCTGACGCCCGCGTACGGCGACATCCTGATCTGGGATGACATCGGACAGTCGGACTATTCGTCCCTCCTGCTCCAGGCCACCTACCAGCGCAACAAGATGCGCTTCAACCTGGCCTACACGCTGGGCTGGTACCAGGGCGATTTCGACACGGCCGGTCTGCCGACCTACACGTACGACTTCCTCTTCAACCGCCAGCGTACCACGGGTGACGAGCGCCATCGTGTGACGCTGTCCGACATCATCCCGCTGCCGTTCGGCTTCAACTTCTCGTCGGTGGCCACGATCGCGAGCCCGCGCCCGTTCCTCACCACCGATGGTCGCGACATCAACCTGGACAACGTCCTGAGCGACGACTATCCGGGTGGCACGGTGAACAGCACCGGCATCCGCACCACCATGCCGGCCAACTCGTGGAACAACTGGTACCGCACGGTGGACGTGCGTCTGACCCGCCCGCTCTTCACCTGGAACAAGGCGAAGGTGAGTCTGTCGGCCGAAGCGTTCAACGTGTTCAACTTCAACAACAACCTCTCGTACGGTGGCACGCAGTTCAACGCCAACGGTTCGCAGGTGGCGACATTCGGCAAGCCGACTGCCGCGTACGGCGCCCGTATGGGCCAGGTGGGCATGCGCTTCGACTTCTGA
- a CDS encoding DUF6259 domain-containing protein, whose protein sequence is MSLHQDIRSEGAQTRPPHPRVRRLLHRAFLVSASVGTLACGGGDLTLRSPGLSLTLSPQDGHVLSLLDGKGQQRAGHPTDSLGLWVLDIGADSARHTLAAAAAKKFTARRVSGDSLALEWGEFPAPYGRLSVTASVALHADSTTAWHIALGGIDSTDVEQVHFPRLTGIVVQDGDELAVPSWMGQRARHPRTMLAGPEGKGRRLEFAYPGATSMQMMALSHPERGGLYFAADDSAAYRKSFTLRGEGGGDTATYAMVHVLSDPGTNASYAPSYRAIIGIVPGDWFSAIERYRQWGTKQYWARESRLHSGVTPEWMRDAGAWEWNRGRSNVVLEPAAVLQKDVGLPVNVFWHWWHHGPYDTSFPDYIPPREGAPAFTAAVSKAHAAGLHAIVYMNQRLWCTNTPSWSKEGAEQWAVRERNGTVRLETYNVFNPLPCATMNPHDAFWRNKYVGIADTVLNQYGIDGIYMDQAVLSLIDWTPGHDHPVGGGNYWMQGFRELAKNLRERGGAGRGFAGEGGGESWLPDLDAFLTLQVSQERYADPASGWEVVPMFQAAYHPYALTYGTYGSLTLPPYDELWPKEKRPATAMQLLDEKFVRQFHLEQARMFVWGMQPTIANFLPDQLTARRREMDYFGRLARLRYGLREFFQTGEFLRAPKVQVPEVDLLLSRISIYAARLGGPTEAHIMTPEVLSGAWRAADGRVAVALAGINLEPVEAKVTLDPALWGLPANTRIVRRDSNGTQELGTLKGGAQEITVPVGVLEGVVLELVPPA, encoded by the coding sequence ATGTCCCTGCATCAGGATATCCGTTCGGAAGGCGCGCAGACCCGACCGCCGCACCCCAGGGTGCGGCGGTTGTTGCATCGCGCTTTCCTCGTCTCCGCATCGGTGGGCACACTGGCCTGTGGCGGCGGCGATCTCACGCTGCGCTCGCCGGGACTCTCGCTGACGCTCTCACCGCAGGACGGCCATGTGCTGTCACTGCTCGACGGCAAGGGGCAACAACGCGCCGGGCATCCCACCGACTCCCTCGGGCTCTGGGTGCTCGACATCGGTGCCGACTCGGCACGGCACACGCTTGCCGCTGCGGCCGCGAAAAAATTCACGGCGCGCCGGGTGAGCGGTGACAGTCTCGCGTTGGAATGGGGGGAGTTTCCCGCACCGTATGGCCGGCTGTCCGTAACGGCGAGCGTGGCGCTCCATGCCGACAGCACGACGGCGTGGCATATCGCCCTCGGTGGCATCGACAGCACGGACGTGGAGCAGGTGCACTTCCCACGTCTCACCGGTATCGTCGTCCAGGACGGTGATGAACTCGCGGTGCCGTCGTGGATGGGTCAGCGCGCCCGTCATCCGCGTACGATGCTGGCCGGTCCGGAAGGCAAGGGTCGTCGACTGGAGTTCGCCTACCCCGGCGCGACATCGATGCAGATGATGGCGCTGTCGCACCCCGAACGTGGCGGCCTGTATTTCGCGGCCGACGACAGTGCGGCCTATCGCAAGAGCTTCACGCTGCGCGGTGAGGGCGGCGGTGATACGGCCACGTATGCCATGGTGCACGTGCTGTCCGATCCGGGAACCAACGCGTCGTACGCGCCGTCGTATCGCGCGATCATCGGCATCGTGCCGGGCGACTGGTTCTCCGCCATCGAGCGATATCGACAGTGGGGCACGAAGCAGTACTGGGCGCGTGAAAGCCGGTTGCACTCGGGTGTCACACCGGAGTGGATGCGCGACGCGGGCGCCTGGGAGTGGAACCGTGGCCGCTCCAACGTGGTGCTCGAACCCGCGGCGGTGCTGCAGAAGGACGTGGGTCTGCCGGTGAATGTCTTCTGGCACTGGTGGCATCACGGCCCCTACGACACGAGCTTCCCCGACTACATCCCGCCGCGTGAAGGCGCGCCGGCGTTCACGGCAGCGGTGTCCAAAGCGCATGCGGCCGGCCTGCATGCCATCGTGTACATGAACCAGCGCCTCTGGTGCACCAACACCCCGAGCTGGTCGAAGGAGGGCGCGGAGCAGTGGGCGGTGCGTGAACGGAACGGCACGGTGCGTCTCGAGACGTACAATGTGTTCAATCCCCTGCCCTGCGCGACGATGAATCCGCACGATGCGTTCTGGCGGAACAAGTATGTCGGCATCGCGGACACCGTGCTCAATCAGTACGGCATCGACGGGATCTACATGGATCAGGCGGTGTTGAGTCTGATCGACTGGACGCCGGGCCACGATCATCCGGTGGGTGGTGGCAATTACTGGATGCAGGGCTTCCGCGAACTGGCGAAGAATCTGCGTGAACGTGGCGGCGCCGGTCGCGGATTTGCCGGTGAAGGGGGTGGTGAGAGCTGGCTGCCCGATCTGGACGCGTTCCTCACCCTGCAGGTGAGCCAGGAGCGGTATGCCGACCCGGCGAGCGGATGGGAGGTGGTCCCGATGTTCCAGGCGGCCTATCACCCCTATGCGCTCACCTACGGCACGTACGGCTCCCTCACGCTGCCGCCCTACGACGAGTTGTGGCCGAAGGAGAAGCGTCCCGCCACGGCCATGCAGTTGCTGGACGAAAAATTCGTGCGGCAGTTCCACCTCGAACAGGCGCGCATGTTCGTGTGGGGCATGCAACCCACGATCGCGAACTTCCTGCCCGACCAGCTCACCGCGCGTCGGCGGGAGATGGATTACTTCGGACGTCTGGCGCGGCTGCGCTACGGACTGCGCGAGTTCTTCCAGACCGGCGAGTTCCTCAGAGCGCCGAAGGTGCAGGTTCCGGAAGTGGATCTGCTGCTGTCACGCATCTCCATCTACGCCGCCCGCCTTGGCGGTCCCACCGAGGCACACATCATGACGCCGGAAGTGCTGAGTGGCGCGTGGCGGGCTGCCGACGGACGCGTGGCGGTGGCGCTGGCGGGCATCAATCTCGAGCCGGTCGAGGCAAAGGTCACCCTCGATCCGGCCTTGTGGGGACTGCCCGCCAACACACGCATCGTGCGCCGCGACAGCAACGGCACGCAGGAGCTGGGCACGCTGAAAGGCGGCGCTCAGGAGATCACCGTACCGGTGGGCGTACTCGAAGGGGTTGTTCTCGAACTGGTGCCGCCGGCATGA
- a CDS encoding DUF1343 domain-containing protein, whose translation MAPHTTSSSVRSRAAHAARLLLPASLLFAAACSKGEQPADHATDSAAATASGDVIPGIEVLLTDSLHLVQGKKVGLLTNHSGRNRAGESTVDLLFKAPGVNLVALYGPEHGIRGEAKAGEKISSGVDEKTGVKVYSLYGDVETPTADMVKDIDVLVYDIQDVGARVYTYEWTLALAMQAMKKPVIILDRPDPIRADKVEGNILELPFRSLVGQHAVALRYGLTVGELMRYLVGTKAIDASLTVVPMKNYKRSMWFDETGIPRVNPSPNLRTLDAELLYPGTVFFEGTNATEGRGTDAPFTLIGAAYLKDNAAIVEELNALKLPGVQFDTATRTIEPGYKFGGETIPMVAIKVTDRNAVRPVELGIRLLRAFYAHHPTEFKWREPSANAAGRIRGIDRLAGTDQLTKAVENNTVDELIRKWDADAAKFQELVKPYLLYN comes from the coding sequence ATGGCCCCCCACACCACGAGTTCTTCCGTCAGATCGCGCGCCGCGCATGCGGCCCGTCTGCTGCTTCCTGCGTCGTTGCTGTTCGCCGCCGCCTGCTCCAAGGGTGAACAGCCCGCGGACCACGCCACGGACAGCGCCGCGGCCACCGCGTCGGGAGATGTGATCCCCGGCATCGAAGTGCTGCTCACCGACTCCCTGCATCTGGTCCAGGGCAAAAAAGTCGGTCTGCTGACCAACCATTCGGGACGCAACCGGGCGGGTGAGAGCACGGTGGATCTGCTGTTCAAAGCGCCGGGCGTGAATCTGGTGGCACTGTACGGCCCGGAACACGGCATTCGCGGCGAAGCGAAGGCCGGCGAGAAGATCTCCTCGGGAGTCGACGAGAAGACCGGAGTGAAGGTGTATTCACTGTACGGCGATGTGGAGACGCCCACCGCCGACATGGTGAAGGACATCGATGTGCTGGTCTACGACATCCAGGATGTGGGTGCCCGTGTGTACACGTACGAATGGACACTCGCGCTCGCCATGCAGGCGATGAAGAAGCCGGTGATCATCCTCGATCGTCCCGATCCGATCCGCGCCGACAAGGTGGAAGGCAACATTCTCGAACTGCCGTTCCGCTCCCTGGTGGGTCAGCACGCGGTGGCGCTCCGGTACGGTCTCACCGTCGGTGAACTCATGCGCTATCTCGTGGGCACGAAGGCCATCGACGCGTCGCTCACCGTGGTGCCGATGAAGAACTACAAGCGCTCCATGTGGTTCGACGAAACGGGCATCCCGCGCGTGAACCCGTCGCCGAATCTCCGGACGCTCGACGCGGAACTGCTGTATCCGGGCACCGTGTTCTTCGAAGGCACCAATGCCACGGAAGGGCGTGGTACCGACGCGCCGTTCACGCTCATCGGCGCGGCCTATCTCAAGGACAACGCCGCCATCGTGGAAGAGCTGAACGCACTCAAGCTGCCGGGCGTGCAGTTCGACACGGCCACGCGCACCATCGAGCCCGGGTACAAGTTCGGCGGTGAAACCATCCCGATGGTCGCGATCAAGGTCACCGACCGCAACGCCGTGCGGCCGGTGGAACTGGGCATCCGCCTGCTGCGCGCGTTCTACGCGCATCACCCCACGGAGTTCAAGTGGCGTGAGCCGTCGGCCAACGCGGCCGGACGCATCCGCGGCATCGATCGCCTGGCCGGCACCGATCAGCTGACGAAGGCCGTGGAGAACAACACGGTCGACGAGCTGATCCGGAAGTGGGATGCCGACGCCGCGAAGTTCCAGGAACTCGTGAAGCCCTATCTCCTCTACAACTGA
- a CDS encoding zinc-dependent metalloprotease: MISFPISSLISSSLAPFPSRVVVLMGALAAIASPLTAQTPPAGGAGAGAQPPAGQPPGGQTQGAATRGPRPYAQVIPARAHTERGGVTVHKVDERYFFEVPDSLVGRDFLMVTRVAGVPAGSGGFQSAGSSLNERLVRWERVGDRILLKSISTLAVADDTLPIARSVAQNYYPAIIGAFPVAAYGRDSSSAVIDVTDFFAADNPATSGLDASQRRAYGVRRYDPARSYIAGIRGFPINIEVRQVQTFDAATPPSDPDGGSVTMETRQSIVLLPRTPMRPRYADARVGYFTVNRINYGLDVQKAESQTFITRWRLEPKDPAAYARGELVEPVKPIVYYLDPATPTRWKPFVKQGVEDWQKVFEKAGFKNAIIAKDAPTNDPDFDMDDARYSIVRWAASLTRNATGPHTHDPRSGEIINSEITWYHNHMRSYRNWLMMETGAANPAARTLDMPDELMGETMRQVITHEIGHALGLQHNMIASASFPVDSLRSVTFTRKYGVSATIMDYARQNYVAQPGDGLQTKDFIRRLGPFDDYAINWGYRLTNTPTPEAERQVLHDWLVNQSGPFPYRYVAQQAGSADPRNQTEDLGDDPVKASTYSTANYKRMIPQLAQWTTAPGEDFTELREIYEESVSRWFGNMGHVATVIGGVEVDLKTGEQPGAVYKVVPRARQKAALAFLAGTAITTPDWLMPKEIISRIGPNPTVATRQAALVQSLLTPARLGRMAESERYDANNAYPVAEYLGDLTRAVFPGASADLNRRQLQRVYIQRLEALISPPTGPATGGGPGGFGGGPQRFLPFVSAPAVPTSDMPALARQQLRDIQRSARTFAAGSTAATTRAHWNDLVERITSILEPR; encoded by the coding sequence TCTTCGCTGGCACCGTTCCCGTCGCGCGTCGTCGTCCTGATGGGCGCACTGGCGGCAATCGCTTCTCCTTTGACGGCCCAGACACCTCCCGCCGGCGGCGCGGGAGCGGGCGCCCAGCCTCCCGCCGGCCAGCCGCCCGGTGGTCAGACGCAGGGAGCGGCCACGCGCGGCCCCCGTCCCTACGCGCAGGTCATCCCTGCCCGGGCACACACCGAACGTGGCGGCGTCACCGTGCACAAGGTGGACGAACGCTACTTCTTCGAAGTGCCCGATTCGCTCGTGGGGCGCGATTTCCTCATGGTCACCCGGGTGGCGGGCGTGCCCGCGGGTTCCGGCGGTTTTCAGAGCGCCGGCAGTTCGCTGAACGAACGGCTCGTGCGGTGGGAGCGGGTGGGTGACCGGATCCTGCTCAAGAGCATCAGCACGCTGGCGGTGGCCGACGACACGCTGCCCATCGCCCGCAGCGTCGCGCAGAACTACTACCCGGCCATCATCGGCGCATTCCCCGTGGCCGCCTATGGCCGCGACAGCAGTTCGGCGGTCATCGACGTGACCGATTTCTTCGCCGCGGACAATCCGGCCACCTCGGGCCTCGACGCCAGTCAGCGGCGCGCGTACGGCGTGCGGCGCTACGATCCGGCGCGCTCCTACATCGCGGGCATACGCGGCTTCCCCATCAACATCGAAGTCCGCCAGGTCCAGACCTTCGATGCCGCCACGCCGCCCAGCGATCCGGACGGGGGCTCGGTGACGATGGAAACGCGACAGTCCATCGTGCTGCTGCCCAGGACACCCATGCGTCCGCGCTACGCCGACGCGCGGGTGGGATACTTCACCGTCAATCGCATCAACTACGGCCTCGATGTGCAGAAGGCCGAAAGTCAGACGTTCATCACGCGCTGGCGTCTCGAACCGAAGGATCCCGCGGCCTATGCCCGTGGGGAACTCGTCGAACCGGTGAAACCGATCGTCTACTATCTCGATCCAGCTACGCCCACGCGCTGGAAGCCGTTCGTGAAGCAGGGCGTGGAAGACTGGCAGAAGGTGTTCGAGAAGGCCGGTTTCAAGAATGCCATCATCGCAAAAGACGCGCCGACGAACGATCCCGACTTCGACATGGACGACGCGCGCTACAGCATCGTGCGCTGGGCGGCGAGTCTCACCCGCAACGCCACCGGTCCGCATACGCACGATCCACGTTCGGGCGAGATCATCAACAGCGAGATCACGTGGTACCACAACCACATGCGCTCGTACCGCAACTGGCTCATGATGGAGACCGGTGCGGCCAATCCCGCCGCGCGCACGCTCGACATGCCCGATGAGCTGATGGGTGAAACGATGCGGCAGGTGATCACGCACGAGATCGGCCATGCGCTCGGTCTGCAGCACAACATGATCGCGTCGGCGTCGTTCCCCGTGGATTCCCTGCGCAGCGTCACGTTCACGCGGAAGTACGGTGTGAGCGCCACGATCATGGACTACGCCCGGCAGAACTACGTGGCGCAACCGGGTGACGGTCTCCAGACGAAGGATTTCATCCGCCGGCTTGGCCCCTTCGACGATTACGCCATCAACTGGGGATACCGTCTCACCAACACGCCCACCCCGGAAGCCGAACGCCAGGTGTTGCACGACTGGCTCGTCAACCAGAGCGGACCGTTTCCCTATCGCTACGTGGCGCAGCAGGCCGGTTCGGCCGATCCGCGCAACCAGACCGAAGATCTGGGCGACGATCCGGTGAAGGCGTCGACGTATTCGACCGCCAACTACAAGCGGATGATTCCGCAACTGGCTCAGTGGACCACTGCGCCGGGTGAGGACTTCACCGAATTGCGCGAGATCTACGAAGAGTCGGTGAGCCGCTGGTTCGGCAACATGGGACACGTGGCCACCGTCATCGGCGGTGTGGAGGTGGATCTCAAGACCGGCGAGCAGCCGGGCGCGGTGTACAAGGTCGTTCCCAGGGCGCGTCAGAAAGCGGCCCTGGCGTTCCTTGCCGGCACGGCCATCACCACGCCCGACTGGTTGATGCCGAAGGAGATCATCAGTCGCATCGGTCCGAATCCCACGGTGGCCACCCGTCAGGCGGCGCTGGTGCAGTCGTTGCTCACGCCGGCACGACTGGGGCGTATGGCGGAATCCGAGCGCTATGATGCCAACAACGCCTATCCGGTGGCCGAGTATCTGGGGGATCTCACACGCGCCGTCTTCCCCGGGGCGTCCGCGGATCTCAACCGTCGCCAGTTGCAACGTGTATACATCCAACGCCTCGAAGCGCTGATCTCGCCACCCACCGGTCCGGCGACCGGCGGCGGCCCCGGCGGTTTCGGCGGTGGCCCGCAGCGGTTCCTGCCCTTCGTGTCGGCACCTGCCGTCCCCACGAGCGACATGCCCGCGCTCGCCCGTCAGCAGCTCCGCGACATCCAGCGCAGCGCGCGCACCTTCGCCGCCGGCAGCACGGCGGCGACCACGCGTGCACATTGGAATGATCTGGTCGAACGTATCACCTCCATCCTCGAACCTCGTTGA